Genomic window (Gymnogyps californianus isolate 813 chromosome 2, ASM1813914v2, whole genome shotgun sequence):
TGTATGCATGCACTACATATTCTGAAGTAGGATTGCAGGCGGACAAATAGCAGCTTGTGCCACTGACTGTCAGAAAACTAATGAATGAATATTATTCCTACCCCAGCTGCAAATTATGAATCATGACATTGATTACACGTAGGCAGAAGCATCATTTGTTTTCAACAGTAACATGGATACAACATAGCATCGGTCAACTGCAGGTAGAACATCTCCAATAATTTATACTTGATGGTCAAGTCTTAAAATCAAACTGCTTGGCTGACAAATTGTCTCATGAGAAACTGCTGTTGCTACCTTCTGTGGCGTTTCCCAGGTTGGCCCCCGAGAACACCCAATGCAGTGTTCCTCTCTGAAGTTTCCTCAACCCTTCCCATTACCAAGCGATTTCATAGTTAGTACCCAGCCCGGCACAGCAGAAGTTACGTGCCGACAGCCCGACACGGGAGAGCAGGCATTTCTCCCCGAACCGCTCCTCACACCGAGGCACCTGTTTCCATCAGCCTTCCCGCGCCTCCCTCCGCCAGCGGCCGGCGCGCACGACCCCGCCGCAGCCTCGGCTACGGAGCGCGGCTCCCCCGGCGCCGGCTCCCAGGCGGCGGGGCTGAAGGAGACCAGGGAACCGAgcccaggccaggccaggccagaCAAGGCCAGCTCCACCACACACCGCTCGCCTCTCCCCGGGGAACAGGGGAGGGGACCCCCGTCAGGCCCAGACCCCCCAGAGGACACGGTAACGGACCCCCGTCAGGCCCGGACCCCCCAGAACACACGGTAACGGACCCCCGTCAGGCCCGGACCCCCCAGAGGACACGGTAACGGACCTCCGTCAGGCCCGGACCCCCCAGAACACACGGTAACGGACCCCCGTCAGGCCCGGACCCCCCAGAACACACGGTAACGGACCCCCGTCAGGCCCGCCCCCCCAGAACACACGGTAACGGACCCCCGTCAGGCCCGGACCCCCCAGAACACACGGTAACGGACCCCCGTCAGGCCCGGACCCCCAGAGGACACGCCTGCGCACCTCTCCTCACGCCCGGACCCCCTCAGGCCCCGCGCCGCTGAGGGGCGAACCGCCTCGCCCCTGCTGCGGCTCCGCGCCGCGCCACCTCCCCTTCCGCCAGGGGGCGGTGCGGTGCTCGGTGAGGTCACGCATTTCCACCCCGCCCCCCGCGCATTCCAACGTGCCTTGGCCCTGAGGTAAACacgggccggccccgcccccggccccggcctccAGCAGCTTCCAGAAGGGCCGGAGCGCTGCAGGCGCGCGCGCCCGCggaggggccgggccgggccgggccgggcggcggcggggccgcgcggCGCTGGTGGCGCAGTCGGAAttgccgccgccgcggggcccaGCCGGCAGCGGGCGCGcaggggcggggcggcggcggcagggtGATGcccttgtttatttttacccGGGCGGCTCATCCTCTCCGGCAGCCCCAgcgcggcccccgccgccgctccccgccccggctccGACGGCGCCGCCTATAAAGCGCCGCCCGCGGGGAGCCGAGGATGCAGCTCTACAGCTCCGTGATCACCCACTACCCGGCGGGCGGGACggccgccgcagccgccgcggCCTCGCCGAGCGCCGCCGGTGTCTTCAAGGTCTCCCTGTCGCCGGGACCCCCCTCCGCGGAGGCACCGAGCGCCGCCGACGCCGCGGGCCCGAGCCCGGCCGCCGAGAGCTCCGCCAAGGACAGCTTCATTCCcgggggaagcagcagcagcagcgccgccgccgccatgcctgccttctcctcctgcctggaggTGATGCCgagcggccccgcggcgggcccCGCCAGCCGGCCGGCGGGCGGCCCGCAGTACAGCTCCTGCGCGCAGGTCACCGTCAGCCGCCGGCGGCCGCTGGAGCGGATCGTGCCCATCCGCATCGTGCAGCGAGCCGAGGCCCCCGGCGAGCTGGTGCCGGCCTCGCCGCGCAGCCGCGCCTGGCTGGAGGGCATCCTGGAGAGCATGCGGCAGGCCGGGGGGGACGGCGAGGCCGCCgccctgccgccgcccgccgaGGAGCCCAGCAACCGCAGCCTGCGCCTCAGCGAGCACTGCCAGGCGCTGCaggcggcggccgccggcgccCAGCCCGGGCTGGTCCCCGGCTGTCGCCCCGCGGAGAGGAGCGGCAGCCAGGCGcagcccgccgccggcccctcgcccggggaggaggaggaggaggaggaggagggagggggtcCCGATGTGCGCAGGGGGCCAGGCGGCAGGCCGGAGCGCAGCGAGAAGCTGGCGCTGTACCTGGCCGAGGTGGAGAAGCAGGACAAGTACCTGCGGCAGAAGGGCCGGTTCCGCTTCCACATCATCCCCGACGGGAACTGCCTCTACCGCGCCGTCTGCAAGGCGGTGTACGGGGACCAGCGGCTGCACAGCGAGCTCCGCGAGCAGACCGTGCACTACATCGCCGACCACCTGGACCACTTCAACCCTATCATCGAGGGCGACGTGGGAGAGTTCCTCATCGGTGCCGCCCAGGATGGGGCCTGGGCCGGCTACCCGGAGCTGCTGGCCATGGGGCAAATGCTGAACGTGAACATCCACCTCACCACAGGCGGCCGGCCCGAGAGCCCCACCGTTTCCACCATGGTTCACTACTTGGGGCCCGAGGACCCGACGCGGCCCAGTATCTGGCTGAGCTGGCTTAGCAATGGGCACTACGATGCTGTGCTGGACCGCATGTGCCCCAACCCAGAGTACGAGGCATGGTGCAGGCAGACTCAGGTACAGCGCAGACGGGATGAGGAGCTGGCCAAGTCCATGGCAGTGTCCTTGTCCAAGATGTACATTGAGCAGAATGCCTGCTCTTGAGACCACCTGGGCCGCAGGCTGGGAGCTTTGCTGCAGGGACTGAGACAGACAGAAGGTGTGCTGGCTGTGATGGTGATGCCTTAATCCTTAGTgaagcagcagcaccccagACTGAGGACTGTAGATTGTGGGGGATAAATACAAATGTGTTTGTAATACTCTGTTGTAAAAACTTAGCCTCGGATTATTTGCAAGCAGATTCTCCGTGTATGTTTGTGTCTCCCCTCCCCACTGTCTCTCTATTTTCTctaagaatgtattttttgcacaatatttttaaactgttaccTCCATCTTCTACATCTTACATTAGTATCTGGCTTTCAGCTGTACAGCCAAAAACGTTTGTAAACGGTTTTTGTAAATAAGGCTTATGATGTAGCAGctattttttgctgtgttttttacCCATAAACCTTATATTTTTACCAAATGAAGTTGATGTCAAACTGACCCTCCCTAATTGATGAAACCATCGTGGGTATTTTCTTGCAAAactaaaacaatgttttttgtAGAAGTGCAGCAAAGTATGAACAGACTGCTTTTCAGAACAGTTGCTTTCTCTGCCTGGAGTGCAGAACAGGTCCTTTGAGCCAGTTGGAACGCAGCTACACATGAACAGTACAGGGAGCAATTGactcttctgtatttaattactgttttgagTAAACTGGCCTCTTGTTGCCTGGTTGGCTCGCCCTCTGCtccatttatattatttatctGTAATAACAGAACATTAACTTGCAATAGAATGTTGTGACTAGATAATAGTCTCCCGCTTTGGCAGTAATTGCCTTGGCTGCACCTCGGTGTTTGTGTTCTTGTTTCTGGGGTTATGGTGTCTTTTGTATAAGCCCTGCTTCTTTTTTGGCACTGGTGTTGCACCAACAAATCGTTATCTGATCACAACATTTTATTCACTTGATGTTATTTTCTAATCAAGAAATCAGGAATGGTATTCTACGTtatggtttaaaagaaaaaaaagtatttaaattgaGGTTTGTATGGTTTGCTGGGtcaaacatttaaatgtttccaATCTGAATTCTGTCTCTTCTACTTTCTGATTAACTTGTTAGATATATTTATTAAGTAATGCAGtttgtacttttttattttgtaatatattgTGATTTTGGAATTTATACTGTATTTGTATAATAGGAATATTCACAGCTAAAATGGAATGaataaagaatataattttacttcggctctttttttccaccctttGCATTCCTGGTGTGGTGAAGCACTGCAAGTGGGTTCCCAAGACCCTTTATTTAGCTTCTCTGCCTTAGTTTCCCCAATTAAGAGGCGGGAAGAAGGGGCATGGTACTTTACAAATGTGAACCACCGATAATTCTGGTGTCTGtgaatatgtggaaaaaaatgcaagcatttaAAGACAATTAAGTATCTCTAATTCTTTTGTAACTCTGAAAGATCTTAGCATATCTCTTTGCCAATGAGAAACGTATATTAACATGCCTTAGAAGAGGGATTCTCAGGCATAGTACCCGGGCTGGTAATACCAGTGGTTGTGATGAACCAGTGCTCTGCCGTGCCGTGCGCACTTGGGCTTGGACTTCAGTAACTGGGAATCTCCATTCTGCAGCCAGTCCCAAACTTCTAGATTTGCCCTGTCACCAGTGATACCTTGGCAACCCTCTTGTTACTTGAATAGAGGTAACGTCATAAGGGAATACAGGTTCCCTTTACATAGAGgaatacatacatacatacaggAATACTTTTTGTTTGCCTTACAAGATGCAAATGCCTTGCAAGTTGTTTACTCtgtgtgtatgcgtgtgtgcatgcatttaCAAATCTACCCCTGATCTCTACTAGAAGGTCATCCTTAAACGACAGAAGGGTACTGGGTTAAAATTAGGattaaaaatgaactaaataGCTGAAGTGCAGCAGTCTTAATTGAGCACACTTATGATACAGAGCTGCAGGATTGATTGTGTGTATATTTGGTACTGTTTTATGTGATGCGCAGAGTAGatggaaataaatttattatgTTATTTCCAAAATGTTGGTAAATGCAGACTatgtttttccccattttcttcgCACACGatcatgctttttctttaaaggtcaAATAATGGTGGAAAAAACCAGTCCTGCTAGTCCACTGTTGCTTAACTTTACTGAATCTCTGGAAAGCTGAGTTCTGAGGTGAGAGCAAAGCAGAGGTGCAGATGTGGATGTGTTCATGAGGATCAGAGATAGTTGATGAGGAAAATGGCTATTCAGGTGGCtgtaaacacaaaaatattaatacagcATCACTGAATATCGGTGATGTGCTTGACTGATTAAAAACTTTGTATCCAGACTGCTTAGGTTTTGGGCTGGATGTGATGAATTCATTCAAAGTTGTCAATATCTCAAACtttttgaagaaacatttctttcaggtcttttaaaattgccattttCAGTTATATCATGAGTTGCGATTAcacattttgtttgtgttttgtggcACAAACCTTAGAAACACTCATAGATTAAGCTAAGAAAAGAAGGATGCGTACACATATTGCATAGTGTTCACTCTGAgatataatttatattaaaatatcaacaaaaaAGTAGTGTTAATAATGAACAGTGCAGAACCCTGGGATAAGTTTCCGCAGGGTTCCTTAGCAATTTTGATGCTACTGCATAGGTCACAGTGCCATGCAGATAACTTTAAGGAATTTGAAAAAACTAGGTGACTTCTTGAACTAGTTTGCAAAGACACCGCGGATGTATTGCTGAAGCATGTAACAAGGCACTTGTTTTTGCAGCTTGCATTACATACTGTGTCTACTctaaaaagaaatggcaaaaatggCATGTCAGGAAggtgaaaacttttttttatagctCTGGTGTTTAAAGTTCAGCTGAGACACTGAGTTCAGATGCAAGCTAGTGGTGTCTTGCCTGAGTAGCAGTAGAGACAGTTTTATGGAGTAGTTTTATAGAGGCAGTGATCCTAATATGGACAAAGCTTTACAAAACTGCTTGTAATGTTGTAGCTTGCCCGCAGCAAAAGCACAAGCAGATGCAAGTTTTCCCTTACTGTCCCCTGTTCAACAATTCCAGTAATGAGGGAAGGACAAATATTGTCCTTGCTCATAATTTCAGTACCCAATTATTTTAACTTTGGCTAATCACTTGCATAACCCAACTAATCCTTAGACCTGTCTGGGGACGTTGGTCAACAGACTCTTTATTATGGACAATAAGTGAGAAGGAGAGCTTGATATTCAGTATTCGATTGCATGGTCCTTTAAGTCAGGTAGAAAATGCTTTAATTCTAAACTGAGTAAATGTGAACTGGAGTCTGTGGGAGTATAAACTTTGCGATGCCATCTTTGTTTGTATTATATAATACAATTGTGAATTAGTTGACATGTTGGATGCTTCATTTCAGGAGTTCCTTAGGTTGCCAAGACTATGGCATTCTGTCACTAAACGTGCCATGGATATGTTAGAATTTTCATGTGTATTGGACGGACTGTTACACAAAGCAAGGTTTGCAAGAACTGAATTGGTTTGTATGTGCAATGAATGCATCCCGAAATAAGGGTGGTGGGCAAGTGGGAAAGGGAAGATTTGTGTTAAATGTCATTGTACTTCATCTCAGTCAGTGGTTTTCTTTTCGGAAAGTTCAGTAGATCACTCTTTGTGCTTAGTAACTTACTCAGGATACATAAAACTTGCCTAATGCCAGCTACTGGGTTTATCTGCCCTGTTGTACTTGGCTGATACGTTACATGTCTACAAGATAAATCTGTTACATTAATGTCACTTGTAAATAAAGATGTATTTCAGTACTCTTTGTACATGTACAAAACCATGTGCa
Coding sequences:
- the OTUD1 gene encoding OTU domain-containing protein 1, producing MQLYSSVITHYPAGGTAAAAAAASPSAAGVFKVSLSPGPPSAEAPSAADAAGPSPAAESSAKDSFIPGGSSSSSAAAAMPAFSSCLEVMPSGPAAGPASRPAGGPQYSSCAQVTVSRRRPLERIVPIRIVQRAEAPGELVPASPRSRAWLEGILESMRQAGGDGEAAALPPPAEEPSNRSLRLSEHCQALQAAAAGAQPGLVPGCRPAERSGSQAQPAAGPSPGEEEEEEEEGGGPDVRRGPGGRPERSEKLALYLAEVEKQDKYLRQKGRFRFHIIPDGNCLYRAVCKAVYGDQRLHSELREQTVHYIADHLDHFNPIIEGDVGEFLIGAAQDGAWAGYPELLAMGQMLNVNIHLTTGGRPESPTVSTMVHYLGPEDPTRPSIWLSWLSNGHYDAVLDRMCPNPEYEAWCRQTQVQRRRDEELAKSMAVSLSKMYIEQNACS